A region of Ornithodoros turicata isolate Travis chromosome 5, ASM3712646v1, whole genome shotgun sequence DNA encodes the following proteins:
- the LOC135395648 gene encoding uncharacterized protein K02A2.6-like, translating into MSIEGKEVPMVIDTGAAVTIMPETMYRHYFPHIKCRTADLALRTYTGEKLQILGKSSVKVAQTGEEMLLPLVVVRDQGRKMPALIGRDWLERLRLDWKCVCHLSSDVGKRVETLRRKYSGVFKGVPGVVKDFKARVLVKEAAQPVFAKARPVPFSMKDQVAKELEKLEADGILKRVSRSDWATPLVVVPKSSGAGLRLCGDYKITVNPVLKTDHYPLPLPEDLYSTLAGGKVFCVLDLSQAYQQVPLDEESKPLLTVNTHLGLFQFQRLPFGISSAPAIFQSLMDSVLKGIPKVGCYIDDVIVAGENVDECQGTVENVLQRLEQHNMTLKEEKCQFFKPSVVYLGHKVTQEGIFPTETKIKAIIEAPQPSNATELRAFLGLLNFYGKFIRNLATIVAPLYDLFKRDQRWVWTERCLKAFEEAKRRLIDSQVLAYYDVKKPIGLSCDSSAYGLGAVIFHVMPDGTEKPIAFASRTLSVAERNYAQGEKEALAIIFGLKRFHRYLYGRKFQLYTDHKPLLGILAPDKPIPTVAAARVQRWAITMAAYQYTLQYRKGKNMEVADALSRLPLPARHNDESEECLAVFDSTPITASQVAKWTKRDPILEAVRQFTVSGWPATFDGKFQPFYVRRHELSQEQGCLTWGQRVIVPDTLRQPVLSLLHEEHPGIERMKMLARSFVWWPLMDKDIESTVRKCNVCQTTAPAKTPGPLHPWTYPTRVWQRVHVDFAVKEGMNLFVLVDSYSKWIEVRCLSTATAARTIDTLRAIFAAYGYPEELVSDNGPQFIAQEFADFIRGLGIRHTRTPPYHAASNGAAERLVQTTKTILLKQVLHDNMTGQRRTLHQRLDDFLLAYRNTPNSVTGRTPAELFLKRQPRVKLSLLKPDFVKDMRTKQEQNAARRNEHRGRATQFTVGEIVYVKTTRGEPLAWEEATVVQQVSEATFLVKVNNQLRYVHSDHLKPRWARASPTSFRHDRGTSAMDEAPSGSQNLSTTPLYGDRTSSATTSDTQAPVEGDAATPLAPTETRQEPAVQPGANVTSDVDVTNPHSEPLRRSSRRRQPPERFQAGMP; encoded by the coding sequence ATGAGTATCGAAGGAAAGGAAGTTCCCATGGTAATAGATACTGGAGCAGCGGTCACAATAATGCCCGAAACGATGTATCGACATTACTTCCCACACATCAAGTGCAGGACAGCAGACCTAGCTTTGCGAACTTACACCGGGGAAAAGCTGCAGATACTGGGAAAGTCAAGCGTCAAAGTGGCCCAAACAGGCGAGGAAATGCTCCTGCCGTTGGTGGTCGTCAGAGATCAGGGCAGGAAAATGCCAGCATTAATAGGAAGAGACTGGCTGGAGAGGCTGAGGCTAGATTGGAAGTGTGTCTGCCATCTGTCAAGTGACGTGGGGAAAAGGGTGgagacgttgcggcggaagtACTCTGGAGTTTTCAAAGGCGTTCCAGGAGTGGTGAAGGACTTCAAGGCGCGTGTTCTCGTCAAGGAGGCAGCCCAACCAGTGTTTGCGAAAGCGCGACCAGTACCGTTCTCCATGAAAGACCAAGTAGCAAAGGAGTTGGAGAAATTGGAAGCTGATGGCATCTTGAAAAGAGTGTCAAGAAGCGACTGGGCAACGCCCCTTGTTGTGGTACCGAAGAGCAGCGGAGCAGGATTAAGGCTATGCGGGGACTACAAGATCACCGTGAATCCTGTTTTGAAGACCGATCATTATCCCTTGCCCTTACCAGAGGATTTGTACTCAACACTCGCCGGAGGAAAAGTTTTCTGCGTTCTGGACCTGTCACAAGCGTACCAGCAGGTTCCCTTGGACGAAGAAAGCAAGCCACTGCTGACAGTAAACACACATCTCGGGCTGTTTCAATTTCAGAGACTGCCCTTTGGAATATCGAGCGCACCAGCCATTTTTCAGTCGCTAATGGATTCAGTTTTAAAAGGGATTCCCAAGGTGGGATGTTACATTGATGATGTAATCGTCGCAGGTGAAAACGTGGACGAATGTCAGGGAACGGTGGAGAATGTCTTGCAACGACTAGAACAGCACAATATGACACTGAAGGAAGAAAAGTGTCAATTTTTCAAGCCGTCAGTTGTATACTTGGGGCATAAAGTCACACAGGAAGGCATATTCCCGACGGAAACCAAGATAAAGGCAATAATCGAAGCTCCTCAGCCGAGTAATGCTACGGAACTGCGGGCTTTCTTGGGCTTGCTGAACTTCTACGGGAAATTTATCAGGAATCTCGCTACCATAGTCGCACCGTTGTACGACTTGTTCAAAAGAGACCAACGCTGGGTGTGGACAGAAAGATGTTTAAAAGCATTTGAAGAAGCCAAACGGCGTCTGATCGACAGCCAAGTACTCGCATATTACGACGTTAAGAAGCCTATTGGTCTCAGCTGTGATTCTTCGGCATACGGCCTGGGAGCGGTCATTTTCCACGTCATGCCGGATGGAACAGAAAAACCGATCGCCTTCGCATCTCGAACTCTCAGCGTTGCGGAACGTAACTACGCACAGGGAGAAAAGGAGGCTCTCGCAATTATCTTCGGATTGAAGCGGTTCCATCGTTACCTCTACGGCAGGAAATTCCAGTTATATACCGATCATAAACCACTGCTAGGAATTCTGGCACCGGATAAACCTATTCCGACAGTGGCAGCAGCTCGAGTACAACGCTGGGCCATCACAATGGCCGCGTACCAGTACACGCTACAATACCGAAAGGGGAAAAATATGGAAGTGGCCGACGCACTTTCCAGGCTACCGCTTCCAGCAAGGCACAATGACGAAAGCGAGGAGTGCTTGGCGGTCTTTGACTCGACACCTATCACGGCCAGTCAAGTTGCGAAATGGACAAAACGGGACCCAATACTCGAGGCCGTACGACAGTTCACCGTATCTGGATGGCCTGCAACGTTTGATGGAAAGTTTCAGCCATTTTACGTTCGGCGACATGAACTGTCACAGGAGCAAGGATGCCTGACGTGGGGGCAACGGGTCATCGTTCCTGATACACTCCGGCAGCCAGTGTTATCACTGCTTCACGAAGAGCATCCTGGAATTGAAAGAATGAAAATGCTAGCTAGGTCATTTGTCTGGTGGCCTTTAATGGACAAAGACATCGAGTCAACGGTTCGTAAGTGCAACGTCTGCCAGACAACTGCGCCCGCAAAGACACCGGGACCACTGCATCCGTGGACATACCCAACGCGGGTCTGGCAGCGTGTCCACGTCGACTTTGCTGTAAAAGAGGGAATGAATCTCTTCGTGCTTGTAGACTCGTATTCCAAGTGGATTGAAGTCAGATGTCTCAGCACCGCTACTGCTGCAAGGACAATCGACACTCTGAGGGCTATCTTCGCCGCGTACGGATATCCTGAAGAGTTAGTTAGTGACAATGGGCCTCAATTCATTGCTCAAGAGTTCGCAGATTTCATACGCGGCCTCGGAATCCGGCATACGCGTACGCCGCCTTACCACGCAGCGTCGAATGGCGCAGCCGAACGCCTAGTTCAAACGACCAAGACAATATTGCTCAAGCAAGTCTTGCATGACAACATGACAGGTCAACGCAGGACCCTCCACCAACGTCTTGACGATTTTCTGCTGGCCTACAGGAATACACCTAATTCGGTAACTGGACGTACACCTGCGGAACTATTCCTGAAGAGGCAGCCACGAGTGAAACTTTCACTTTTAAAACCAGACTTCGTTAAAGACATGAGGACAAAACAGGAACAAAACGCTGCTAGGCGCAATGAGCATCGTGGAAGAGCCACGCAGTTCACCGTGGGAGAAATAGTCTACGTGAAGACGACAAGAGGTGAACCTTTGGCGTGGGAGGAGGCCACAGTAGTTCAGCAAGTGAGCGAGGCAACGTTTTTAGTCAAGGTGAACAACCAGCTGCGCTATGTACACAGTGACCACTTGAAACCACGCTGGGCACGTGCGTCGCCAACGTCGTTTCGGCACGATAGGGGAACGTCAGCAATGGACGAAGCTCCTAGCGGGTCACAGAACCTGTCAACGACTCCCTTGTATGGTGACAGGACGTCGAGTGCTACAACCTCGGACACGCAAGCGCCCGTGGAAGGCGATGCAGCAACTCCACTGGCACCAACAGAGACTCGTCAAGAGCCAGCGGTACAGCCGGGTGCCAACGTAACGTCGGACGTCGATGTGACAAATCCGCATTCGGAACCGTTACGTCGCAGCAGTCGTCGTAGGCAACCTCCGGAACGCTTCCAAGCGGGAATGCCTTGA